Proteins co-encoded in one Paracrocinitomix mangrovi genomic window:
- a CDS encoding tetratricopeptide repeat protein, whose amino-acid sequence MLKLDFKIIIGLIVFSLTIQSCGGEAEQDETITTEKDSLIVTDSLTYFQKKLNDDPANNNIRYARAKYYVDEGDIDLALEDLKEVLKRDSTYHKARKLYADINLSMLQLDTSQYHYKYLIRKDSLNPGPYLGMAKIHAALSNYADADVYISKSLQLDPYSPEPYFTRGLIYRSDYYSNNPYRKDRNESWDIAVSSFQTAIEQEPNYYAAYIELGVMFAEKGDSTALEYYNSALDIYPESIEAWYNKGYYYQSRGEVDNALDCFYTLKSIDSTWYKPYYNLGYIHLIMTDEYDSAIYYFQECTKWDPTNFEAYNNLGLSWEKKGDVLNAKKYYQKAIDINPNFQLAKDNLNALM is encoded by the coding sequence ATGCTTAAATTGGACTTCAAAATAATTATCGGTTTAATTGTTTTTTCACTTACCATACAATCGTGTGGAGGTGAAGCAGAGCAAGACGAAACCATTACAACAGAAAAAGATTCTTTGATTGTAACAGATTCCCTGACTTATTTTCAGAAAAAGCTCAATGATGATCCTGCTAATAATAATATTAGATACGCACGTGCTAAATATTATGTTGATGAAGGGGATATTGATTTAGCATTGGAAGATCTTAAAGAAGTATTGAAAAGAGATTCAACTTATCACAAAGCAAGAAAATTATATGCGGATATCAATCTTTCCATGTTGCAACTTGATACCAGTCAATATCATTACAAATATCTTATTAGAAAAGATTCTTTAAATCCCGGTCCTTATTTGGGAATGGCAAAAATTCACGCAGCTTTAAGCAATTATGCAGATGCAGATGTCTATATCAGTAAATCTTTGCAGTTGGATCCATATTCTCCCGAGCCTTATTTCACCAGGGGATTAATTTACAGATCTGATTATTACAGTAACAATCCGTATAGAAAAGATAGAAACGAGAGTTGGGATATTGCGGTGAGTTCATTTCAAACAGCAATAGAACAAGAGCCCAATTATTACGCCGCATATATTGAACTAGGTGTAATGTTCGCAGAAAAAGGTGACTCAACGGCTCTTGAATACTACAATTCTGCGCTGGATATTTATCCTGAAAGTATTGAAGCCTGGTACAATAAAGGATATTATTATCAAAGTAGAGGTGAAGTTGATAATGCCTTAGATTGTTTTTATACACTTAAAAGTATCGACTCAACCTGGTATAAACCTTATTATAATTTAGGGTATATCCATTTAATAATGACAGATGAATATGATAGTGCAATTTATTATTTTCAAGAATGCACAAAATGGGATCCAACCAACTTTGAAGCCTATAACAACTTAGGTTTATCTTGGGAGAAAAAAGGTGATGTGTTGAACGCTAAAAAGTACTATCAAAAAGCCATTGATATAAATCCAAATTTTCAGTTAGCAAAAGATAATTTGAATGCATTAATGTAA